One genomic window of Hymenobacter sp. J193 includes the following:
- a CDS encoding DUF2493 domain-containing protein, with amino-acid sequence MQKVVAVVGSRGLTHLPALVARLTELRALGQLDQVVSGGAAGADSLAAKWCRAHGVPLLELRPDYAAHGPAAPHVRNAEIVRRASLVLVCWDGRSKGTLSAARAAARLGRRCEWLAAPPLATSLGL; translated from the coding sequence ATGCAAAAAGTAGTAGCAGTGGTGGGCAGCCGGGGGCTGACACACCTGCCCGCACTGGTGGCCCGGCTGACTGAGCTGCGGGCCCTGGGGCAGCTGGACCAGGTGGTGAGTGGAGGCGCGGCCGGCGCGGACAGCCTAGCGGCCAAATGGTGCCGCGCCCACGGGGTGCCGCTGCTGGAGCTGCGCCCGGACTACGCCGCCCACGGCCCCGCTGCCCCCCATGTGCGCAATGCCGAAATAGTGCGCCGGGCCAGCCTAGTGCTGGTGTGCTGGGACGGCCGGAGCAAGGGCACGCTGAGTGCCGCCAGAGCTGCCGCCCGCCTGGGCCGGCGCTGCGAGTGGCTGGCCGCCCCGCCCCTGGCTACCAGCCTGGGGCTGTAG
- a CDS encoding PD-(D/E)XK nuclease-like domain-containing protein — MFHNVQTFPHLTQAQHRELPHVSNTDLSNLKAQVLGQLRTPSPAALIYGTAFHAATLEPATYARTADKCPWEQLEQLARLVRRNRYCRDLLYRGQAELTHTAVHTATSVPVKVRPDLLVRSPAGRRLTLIDFKTTSCRDLSHFLTTIEQYDYDRQAAFYLDALGATRFLIIGVQKKPPHQVWRVELTTIPSLIEQGRKKYTRLLRAHAEQYTAREWCPQSKLLCHQPLSGIAA; from the coding sequence ATGTTCCACAACGTCCAAACCTTCCCCCACCTGACCCAGGCCCAGCACCGCGAGTTGCCCCACGTCAGCAACACGGACCTTTCCAACCTCAAAGCCCAGGTACTCGGTCAGCTGCGCACTCCCAGCCCCGCCGCTCTGATCTACGGTACCGCTTTCCACGCCGCCACCCTGGAGCCCGCCACCTACGCCCGCACCGCCGACAAGTGCCCCTGGGAGCAGCTGGAGCAGTTGGCCCGCCTCGTGCGCCGCAACCGCTACTGCCGCGACCTGCTATATCGGGGCCAGGCCGAGCTGACCCACACCGCCGTGCACACCGCCACCAGTGTGCCGGTGAAGGTGCGCCCCGATCTGCTCGTGCGCAGCCCCGCAGGCCGCCGCCTCACGCTCATCGACTTCAAAACTACCAGCTGCCGCGACCTGTCTCACTTCCTGACCACTATCGAGCAGTACGACTACGACCGCCAGGCCGCTTTCTACCTCGATGCGCTGGGCGCCACCCGTTTCCTCATCATCGGCGTGCAAAAGAAGCCCCCGCACCAAGTATGGCGCGTGGAGCTGACTACCATTCCCAGCCTTATCGAGCAGGGCCGCAAAAAGTACACCCGTCTGTTGCGGGCGCATGCCGAGCAATACACCGCCCGTGAATGGTGTCCCCAAAGCAAGCTGCTCTGCCACCAGCCCTTGTCCGGCATTGCTGCCTGA
- a CDS encoding vWA domain-containing protein produces the protein MSQQTPLSTVYNLLILDESGSMEVVREATIRGFNELVQSVQGLARELPDKKQVVNLTTFNGAGIREKLFLQEASALHPLTLADYRPDSMTPLHDAIGQSVTKLRNVLTTTGATDYQVLVTVLTDGEENASKEFTRPVIRQLIEQLKDQGWTFTYIGANHDVEQAAGALAIDNKLSFNQNEAAMEVMFARERVARRSYNLKSKDELLAGRFKADYFDDDEPARPTPAADEPRT, from the coding sequence ATGTCCCAACAGACGCCCTTATCTACCGTGTACAATTTGCTGATCCTGGACGAAAGCGGCTCGATGGAAGTCGTGCGCGAGGCCACCATCCGGGGCTTTAATGAACTGGTGCAGTCGGTGCAGGGGCTGGCCCGGGAGCTGCCCGACAAAAAGCAGGTGGTGAACCTGACGACGTTTAACGGGGCTGGCATCCGCGAGAAGCTGTTTCTGCAGGAGGCCAGCGCACTCCACCCGCTTACGCTGGCCGACTACCGCCCGGACTCGATGACCCCGTTACACGATGCCATTGGCCAAAGCGTAACCAAGCTGCGCAATGTCTTGACTACGACCGGGGCGACGGACTACCAGGTGTTGGTAACCGTGCTCACGGACGGGGAAGAAAATGCCTCGAAGGAGTTTACCCGGCCAGTTATCCGCCAGCTGATTGAGCAGCTTAAGGACCAGGGCTGGACGTTCACCTACATTGGGGCCAACCACGACGTGGAGCAAGCCGCCGGGGCCCTGGCTATTGACAACAAGCTCTCCTTTAACCAGAACGAGGCCGCCATGGAGGTAATGTTTGCCCGGGAGCGGGTGGCTCGCCGCAGCTACAACCTGAAGTCGAAAGATGAGCTACTAGCGGGTCGGTTTAAGGCGGACTACTTCGATGATGATGAGCCGGCCCGCCCCACGCCTGCCGCCGATGAGCCCCGGACGTAA